The following proteins are co-located in the Malus sylvestris chromosome 13, drMalSylv7.2, whole genome shotgun sequence genome:
- the LOC126597254 gene encoding uncharacterized protein LOC126597254 produces the protein MAASLSASTSPLTSNLSLRKTHFVFSPQNSRPIITLIKQSPSSPNAELKFQTLPNLNPSIVISPLARAASRVSSRGFLETDEEDELLPLFERPVKFALWVLVWASVSLALFAASGNANAAAAAAADSIRASNFGLKIATALRSSGWPDEAVVFALATLPVIELRGAIPVGYWMQLKPVLLTVLSVIGNMIPVPFIILYLKRFASFLAGKNKAAARFLDLLFVRAKEKAGPVEEFQWLGLMLFVAVPFPGTGAWTGAIIASILDMPFWSAVSANFFGVVLAGLLVNLLVNLGLKYAVVTGIVLFFISTFMWSILRNLKKSLSSSN, from the exons ATGGCTGCATCTCTATCAGCATCCACATCGCCATTGACGTCAAATTTGTCTCTCAGAAAAACCCACTTCGTATTTTCACCGCAAAATAGCCGTCCAATCATTACCCTCATCAAACAATCCCCTTCCAGCCCCAATGCTGAGTTGAAGTTTCAAACTTTGCCCAATTTAAACCCCTCTATTGTAATTTCACCCCTCGCTCGCGCTGCATCACGAGTTTCCTCACGTGGGTTTCTTGAAACAGACGAGGAAGATGAGCTTTTGCCGTTGTTTGAGCGGCCGGTCAAATTTGCCCTTTGGGTTTTGGTCTGGGCATCTGTGTCGCTTGCTTTGTTCGCGGCTTCCGGAAATGCAAATGCTGCTGCTGCGGCGGCTGCGGATTCAATCAGAGCCTCCAACTTTGGCCTGAAGATTGCGACGGCGCTTCGAAGCTCCGGCTGGCCTGATGAGGCTGTGGTGTTTGCTCTGGCCACACTTCCGGTCATCGAGCTTCGTGGGGCTATTCCTGTTGGTTACTGGATGCAGCTTAAGCCTGTTCTGCTAACAGTTCTATCTGTTATTGG GAACATGATTCCTGTGCCCTTCATCATACTTTACCTGAAGAGATTTGCATCTTTCCTTGCTGGAAAGAACAAGGCTGCAGCTCGGTTCCTTGACTTGCTGTTTGTGAGGGCTAAAGAGAAAGCTGGCCCTGTAGAGGAGTTCCAATGGCTTGGTCTGATGCTGTTTGTGGCTGTGCCTTTCCCGGGAACAGGAGCATGGACAGGGGCCATCATAGCTTCCATTCTCGACATGCCATTCTGGTCAGCGGTGTCTGCAAATTTCTTTGGTGTTGTGTTGGCCGGGCTTCTGGTAAATTTGCTGGTGAACCTTGGCCTCAAATATGCAGTTGTTACTGGTATTGTCCTCTTCTTTATTTCCACATTCATGTGGAGCATCCTTCGGAATCTTAAGAAGTCTTTAAGCTCATCAAACTGa
- the LOC126597255 gene encoding uncharacterized protein At1g27050-like, translating into MSRKRDKPYFSRHAPYSGSKRRRPLPPHPEPEPELDKPTYKQPPPPALIVTGLPPDCSVLDLKSRFEIYGPISRIRIDRDAVGYVTYRAADSAQAAIAASLDPSFGITIESKKLQVLWATDPLAQWRKGVGAGAENRDSGSGSSASSNLVRAEVPLRGRGRGNKLASAIVNPRGGATAVPATAAESSSSALDAPSKPREIVAYDDIL; encoded by the exons ATGAGCCGGAAGAGAGACAAACCCTACTTCTCCCGCCACGCCCCCTACTCCGGATCGAAACGCCGTCGTCCCCTGCCTCCACATCCGGAACCCGAACCCGAGCTCGACAAACCCACTTACAAGCAACCGCCGCCGCCGGCTCTGATCGTAACAGGTCTCCCGCCCGACTGCTCTGTCCTAGACCTCAAGTCCCGGTTCGAGATCTATGGACCCATCTCCCGCATCCGCATTGACCGCGACGCGGTCGGCTACGTCACCTACCGTGCCGCCGACTCCGCTCAAGCCGCCATCGCTGCCTCTCTCGACCCATCATTCGGTATCACCATCGAATCCAAAAAA CTGCAGGTGCTTTGGGCGACGGACCCACTTGCCCAATGGCGGAAGGGAGTCGGAGCTGGTGCTGAAAATAGAGATTCCGGTTCCGGGTCGTCGGCAAGTTCGAATCTTGTGAGGGCGGAGGTGCCGCTGAGGGGGCGCGGCAGAGGGAACAAGCTTGCTTCGGCAATAGTGAATCCCAGAGGCGGCGCTACTGCTGTTCCTGCCACTGCTGCTGAGAGTTCTTCGTCGGCGTTGGATGCGCCTTCCAAACCCAGAGAAATCGTTGCTTATGATGATATCCTGTAA
- the LOC126597251 gene encoding protein PTST homolog 2, chloroplastic-like, with the protein MLSSTTAANHLILPPSSSPVVVPRAFPSILFIGNSRAITRRLQGHHPITGCSLILGFSESREGYNYNGLYCGCSGFARRCKDWDGEGDDFTLEAEILEFMKSSKKPQAFPSKKELLEAGRDDLVDAITKKGGWLSLGWDLEEEDRAQERNFRNRDSTMAKQFDSGASSGNQIGVSGVGSSILDDSSQAASSSGRSLEAATTEDDTGIAGILNRLEKQRNLTLGLTLREKEDSADDLLALTSSGPASVNPTKAILNDSRDGSNHNRSLSNIDVLRGDSPRPDMWRTWSTQRAGVSDLDFEADEFSCDKTGVSEDVSRDRIFKLRARANEPDRRIELDSNQKGINHKQIRSHIKHLESELISALRLLRSKTDEAASQEGHESNSADLQNLADAWEFQENEIMQAQDKLRSTRAKLAVLEGKVAMAIIEAQKIVEEKQKRISDARRALRLLRTACIVWPNSASEVLISGSYDGWTTQRKMEKSRTGVFSLSLKLYPGRYEIKFIADGEWRVDPLRPIVRNNGYENNVLIIT; encoded by the exons ATGCTCTCTTCCACCACCGCCGCAAACCACCTGATCCTCCCGCCCTCCTCCTCCCCAGTTGTTGTCCCTCGCGCCTTTCCCTCGATTCTTTTCATCGGTAATTCAAGAGCAATAACCCGGCGGCTGCAGGGTCATCACCCGATAACCGGCTGTTCTTTGATTCTAGGGTTTTCAGAGTCGAGAGAAGGGTACAATTACAACGGGTTGTATTGTGGGTGTTCTGGGTTTGCGAGGCGGTGTAAAGATTGGGATGGCGAGGGGGATGATTTCACCTTGGAAGCTGAGATTCTGGAGTTCATGAAGAGCTCCAAGAAGCCCCAGGCGTTTCCGAGCAAGAAGGAGCTGTTGGAAGCTGGGAGAGATGATTTGGTCGATGCTATTACGAAGAAAGGCGGTTGGCTTTCGTTGGGTTGGGATTTGGAAGAAGAAGATAGAGCTCAAGAACGCAACTTTAGGAATAGGGATTCGACAATGGCGAAACAATTCGACAGCGGTGCCTCCAGCGGCAATCAAATTGGGGTTTCCGGCGTGGGTTCTTCGATTCTTGATGATTCTTCTCAAGCAGCATCGTCCTCTGGTCGATCACT AGAAGCCGCTACAACAGAGGACGATACTGGAATTGCGGGTATATTGAATCGATTGGAGAAACAGAGAAATTTGACGCTTGGTTTGactttgagagagaaagaagactCAGCTGATGAT TTGCTGGCCTTGACAAGCAGTGGACCTGCATCAGTAAACCCCACCAAAGCCATTCTTAACGATTCAAGAGACGGGTCTAATCACAACAGATCTCTTTCAAACATTGATGTGCTAAGAGGAGACTCACCCAGACCTGACATGTGGAGAACTTGGAGCACCCAGAGGGCTGGAGTTTCGGATCTGGATTTTGAAG CTGATGAATTTTCTTGTGATAAAACGGGAGTGTCTGAGGATGTTTCAAGAGATCGCATATTTAAACTAAGAGCAAGAGCTAATGAACCCGATCGAAGGATTGAACTGGATTCTAATCAGAAAGGGATCAATCACAAGCAAATACGTAGTCACATCAAGCACCTTGAATCAGAGCTCATCTCTGCACTTCGTTTGTTGAGGTCTAAAACTGATGAAGCTGCATCACAGGAG GGTCATGAAAGCAACTCTGCAGATTTGCAGAACCTTGCTGATGCTTGGGAGTTTCAGGAAAATGAGATTATGCAAGCCCAGGACAAATTGCGTTCAACACGTGCCAAGTTAGCTGTTTTAGAAGGAAAGGTGGCAATGGCAATAAT CGAAGCGCAAAAGATTGTGGAGGAGAAACAGAAGCGGATTAGTGATGCTCGCAGGGCCTTACGACTTCTTCGTACTGCATGCATTGTTTGGCCAAATTCAGCCTCAGAAGTGCTCATATCTGGATCATATGATGGTTGGACTACCCAG AGAAAGATGGAGAAGTCGAGAACAGGAGTCTTCTCTTTGTCCCTTAAATTGTATCCGGGCAGATACGAG ATTAAGTTCATTGCCGATGGTGAATGGCGGGTTGATCCCCTACGCCCAATTGTTCGCAACAACGGGTATGAAAACAACGTCCTGATCATAACATAA